One window of the Camelina sativa cultivar DH55 chromosome 1, Cs, whole genome shotgun sequence genome contains the following:
- the LOC104772182 gene encoding plant intracellular Ras-group-related LRR protein 9 gives MAAEPNPKNFPVLSYVLARLPSFTTKSPSSSSAVPPPFDIEQPPSSSHSIEIVTQMPQLTQPDVLASMTSAITDVAETRSILRTLGPRPDHESVDKARAKLSEIESSLSESFEDIALTDAAGKDEKRRLEMDQEKTWCESVLKLDEVHASYEKLLKEAEERLVRIYESAEKNAAEDEDNVAAVEVNEEVVGILQHTSANPVDRVDLSGRKLRLLPEAFGRIQGLLVLNLSNNKLEAIPDSIAGLHSLVELDVSTNSLETLPDSIGLLSKLKVLNVSTNKLSVLPDSICRCGSLVILDVCFNRLTYLPTNIGLELVNLEKLLIQYNKIRSFPTSIGEMRSLKHLDAHFNELHGLPDTFVLLANLEYLNLSSNFSDLKDLPASFGDLIRLQELDLSNNQIHALPDSFGTLESLTKLNVEQNPLVVPPKEVVKEGVEAVKTYMGQRRITMLEEEEKMKMEKEMEQANAGWLTRTTSKLKTYVADVSEYLGSPTSRDPYLEREL, from the exons ATGGCGGCAGAACCTAACCCTAAGAACTTCCCTGTCCTCTCTTACGTCCTGGCTCGTCTCCCTTCTTTCACCACCAAATCCCCTTCCTCCTCTTCCGCCGTTCCTCCTCCCTTCGATATCGAGCAACCACCATCATCTAGCCACTCGATCGAGATCGTCACTCAGATGCCTCAGTTAACACAACCAGATGTTCTCGCTTCCATGACCAGTGCGATCACTGACGTCGCCGAGACTCGATCCATCCTCCGAACACTAGGACCTAGACCCGATCACGAGTCAGTCGACAAGGCTCGTGCTAAGCTCTCGGAGATCGAATCTTCCTTATCTGAATCCTTCGAGGACATCGCGCTTACCGACGCGGCTGGAAAAGATGAGAAGAGGAGACTTGAGATGGATCAGGAGAAGACTTGGTGTGAGTCGGTTTTGAAGCTTGATGAGGTTCATGCTTCCTATGAGAAGCTTTTGAAAGAAGCTGAGGAGAGGCTTGTTAGGATTTATGAGTCTGCTGAGAAGAATGCTGCCGAGGATGAGGATAATGTTGCGGCGGTTGAGGTTAATGAGGAGGTTGTGGGGATACTGCAGCATACTTCCGCTAATCCGGTGGATCGTGTTGATTTGTCGGGGAGGAAGCTGAGATTGcttcctgaagcttttgggaGGATTCAAGGGTTGCTTGTTCTTAACCTCTCCAACAATAAGCTTGAG GCGATTCCTGATTCAATAGCTGGATTGCATAGTCTTGTTGAACTGGATGTCTCAACGAATTCTCTGGAGACATTACCTGATTCTATCGGCTTACTCTCCAAACTGAAAGTCCTGAATGTTTCAACTAACAAGCTCTCTGTTTTGCCTGATTCCATCTGCCGGTGTGG GTCATTGGTTATCTTGGACGTGTGCTTCAACCGTCTCACCTACTTACCAACCAACATCGGACTTGAGCTAGTGAATCTTGAAAAACTCTTGATCCAGTATAACAAGATTCGATCCTTCCCTACCAGTATAGGTGAAATGAGATCCCTAAAACACCTTGACGCCCACTTCAATGAACTGCATGGCCTTCCTGATACTTTCGTGTTGCTAGCAAACCTTGAGTACTTAAACCTAAGTAGCAACTTCAGTGACCTCAAGGATCTCCCTGCCTCATTCGGCGACCTCATAAGGCTCCAAGAATTGGACTTGAGTAACAACCAAATCCATGCCCTCCCAGACAGTTTTGGCACACTTGAAAGCCTGACCAAACTGAACGTGGAGCAGAACCCACTTGTTGTCCCACCCAAGGAAGTGGTGAAGGAAGGTGTGGAAGCTGTGAAGACGTACATGGGTCAGAGAAGGATCACaatgttggaagaagaagagaagatgaaaatggagaaggagatggagCAGGCAAACGCTGGGTGGCTCACACGAACCACATCTAAACTGAAAACTTATGTCGCAGATGTTTCAGAGTATCTCGGATCGCCAACTTCTCGAGACCCTTACCTTGAGCGAGAGCTATAA